The following coding sequences are from one Campylobacter sp. RM16187 window:
- a CDS encoding PDDEXK-like family protein: MQEFLDEFSKALNNYKNYIKLRKKRGLHDYNIFTALLKENDEVRLHSRFLYSLLNTEGRHCQDDLFLQLFLKNIGEQDWINTKEAKVFKEYQNIDIYITNGAKHIILENKIYANDQKEQIGRYIDLLREQHKYDSNKQEKQEPEILVVFLSPFGRSVSEYSLGKYELKNGELTCRNFSVRYKEISYQSDILRWLNECEKEVENLTDLAVFIKHYRQVILSITNQKQGEKMDELAKIMAQNYNIIIDTMSQARKIVIDDFVKKLKDSLKIPDWSIETYEAQTDSGDELLLKAFKKESCFYFALKIYKDNNGLNLKRAYFSLRTDDGNINCKNLVSEKSDIDTFVWEYKYGNDFAEYIKTLENDCVVQVANDIIEFIKSYEEKIVKKVLQN; the protein is encoded by the coding sequence ATGCAGGAGTTCTTAGATGAATTTAGCAAAGCTTTAAATAATTATAAAAATTATATTAAATTGCGTAAAAAACGTGGTTTGCACGATTATAATATTTTTACTGCTTTATTAAAAGAAAATGATGAAGTCAGGCTTCATTCGCGGTTTTTATATTCATTACTTAACACAGAAGGCAGACATTGTCAAGATGATTTATTTTTACAACTATTTTTAAAAAATATTGGTGAGCAGGACTGGATAAATACAAAGGAAGCAAAAGTATTCAAAGAATACCAAAATATAGATATTTATATCACAAATGGAGCAAAGCATATCATCTTAGAAAATAAAATATATGCTAATGATCAAAAGGAGCAAATTGGTCGATATATTGACCTTTTACGTGAACAGCACAAATATGATAGCAATAAACAAGAAAAGCAAGAGCCTGAGATTTTAGTCGTTTTTTTAAGTCCATTTGGACGTAGTGTTAGCGAATATAGTCTTGGCAAATATGAGCTTAAAAATGGAGAACTTACATGTCGAAACTTTAGTGTGCGATACAAAGAAATTTCGTATCAGTCTGATATTTTAAGATGGCTTAATGAATGCGAAAAAGAAGTTGAAAATTTGACCGATTTAGCAGTGTTTATTAAGCATTATAGGCAGGTTATTTTAAGCATTACAAATCAAAAACAAGGAGAAAAAATGGATGAACTAGCAAAAATTATGGCTCAAAATTACAATATAATTATAGATACGATGTCGCAAGCTAGGAAAATAGTTATTGATGATTTTGTAAAAAAGCTAAAAGATAGTCTAAAAATTCCAGATTGGTCAATAGAAACTTATGAGGCACAAACAGACAGTGGCGATGAATTGTTGCTAAAAGCTTTCAAGAAAGAAAGTTGTTTTTATTTTGCTTTAAAAATCTACAAAGACAATAATGGCTTAAATTTAAAAAGAGCTTATTTTAGCTTACGAACAGATGATGGGAATATAAATTGTAAAAATCTTGTTTCTGAAAAAAGTGATATTGACACCTTTGTTTGGGAGTATAAATACGGCAATGATTTTGCAGAATATATTAAAACACTAGAAAATGACTGTGTAGTCCAAGTCGCAAACGACATCATAGAATTTATAAAATCATACGAAGAAAAGATTGTGAAAAAAGTATTACAAAATTAA
- a CDS encoding type I restriction-modification system subunit M, whose amino-acid sequence MTNSTNKPHLEEINEYYMDETHIDVTKEVNLVLSIANSLRGAFEAEKYKDVIIPMVIIRRFECALEETKDKVISLFEQDPNKPSQFYERVSGYPFYNTSNYTLKRLLDDSDNIESNFNSYIDGFSENVKNILNNLDTRNQIKKMNKNNRLYSVVKKFSEIDFDPRHIDNHKMGYIFEDIIRRYSENVDAGDHYTPREVIRLLVDVLLAEGCDDILTGDGKVATVLDAACGSGGMLSTTHDFLKRKNTNVDVRLFGQEILESSHAICAADMLIKGQDIRNIKGGEKEANTLKKDCFENQKMRFVIMNPPFGTPWGGKDAPEGQEKAVKDEYNKGFEGRFGAGLPAITDAQLLFMQHAVNKLANNGRAAIITNGSPLFSGGTTSGESQIRRWLLENDYIEAIIALPNQLFYNTDIGIYAFILSKNKREDRKGKVQLINAVEMYKPLRKSLGKKRREIDFGSRKEITKMYSDFKETDKSKIFPNEEFLYKEYVVYQPLQRAGKLDIETIEKLASSDLFTSNSNIFNQAEYEELKEMNPRDKEAEKKYQKYIKGEKYVAETIALLKANATEDVFKDYAKFEKKVKSLLNDINGQSPSRISNICFELSEIDKTAVIQKDSHGNRKIDTTTKDSEIVKLSQDVDEYFEKEVLPHVPDAIYYYDFDENKKVSNTNKEKLGAEIPFTRYFYQYQAPESSEKLLKEFMKLEEELANDIANLMKSEVQ is encoded by the coding sequence GTGACCAATTCAACAAATAAACCGCACTTAGAAGAAATCAACGAGTATTATATGGATGAAACTCATATTGATGTAACGAAAGAGGTGAATTTAGTACTTTCAATTGCCAATTCCTTAAGAGGAGCATTTGAGGCTGAAAAGTATAAAGATGTGATCATTCCTATGGTTATTATTAGACGTTTTGAATGTGCTTTGGAAGAAACGAAAGACAAAGTTATTTCGTTGTTTGAGCAAGATCCGAATAAGCCATCCCAATTTTATGAGAGAGTTTCAGGCTATCCATTTTATAATACCAGCAATTATACACTCAAAAGACTTTTAGATGATAGCGATAACATAGAATCCAACTTCAATAGTTATATAGATGGATTTTCTGAAAATGTAAAGAACATTCTTAACAACCTCGATACCAGGAATCAAATAAAGAAAATGAATAAAAACAATAGACTCTATAGTGTGGTTAAGAAGTTTTCTGAAATAGACTTTGATCCTAGACATATTGATAATCATAAAATGGGATATATTTTTGAGGATATTATCAGAAGGTATTCGGAAAATGTTGATGCCGGTGATCACTATACTCCAAGAGAGGTAATTCGTTTGCTTGTGGATGTTTTACTTGCAGAAGGATGTGATGATATATTAACTGGAGATGGTAAAGTTGCAACGGTTTTGGACGCTGCATGTGGGTCAGGCGGGATGCTTTCTACAACTCATGATTTCTTAAAGAGAAAAAATACAAATGTTGATGTGAGATTGTTTGGACAGGAGATCTTAGAAAGTTCACATGCTATTTGTGCTGCGGATATGCTGATAAAAGGGCAAGATATCCGAAATATCAAAGGTGGAGAAAAAGAAGCAAATACATTAAAAAAGGATTGCTTTGAGAATCAAAAAATGCGCTTTGTAATTATGAATCCTCCGTTTGGTACACCGTGGGGTGGGAAAGATGCTCCGGAAGGTCAAGAAAAAGCAGTAAAAGATGAGTACAATAAAGGATTTGAAGGAAGATTCGGTGCAGGTTTACCAGCTATAACGGATGCACAGCTTCTCTTTATGCAACATGCAGTCAATAAACTGGCGAATAATGGAAGAGCTGCTATCATTACAAATGGTTCACCATTGTTTTCAGGAGGCACAACGAGTGGAGAAAGTCAAATTCGAAGATGGCTTTTAGAAAATGATTATATTGAAGCGATTATCGCCTTACCAAATCAACTTTTTTATAATACTGATATTGGAATTTATGCATTTATACTATCTAAAAATAAAAGAGAAGATAGAAAAGGAAAGGTTCAACTTATTAATGCAGTTGAGATGTATAAACCACTAAGAAAATCATTGGGTAAAAAGAGACGTGAAATCGACTTTGGAAGCAGAAAAGAGATCACTAAAATGTATTCGGATTTTAAGGAAACGGATAAATCGAAAATTTTTCCTAATGAAGAGTTTTTATATAAAGAATATGTTGTATATCAACCGTTGCAGAGGGCGGGAAAACTAGACATTGAGACAATCGAAAAGTTAGCTAGCAGCGATTTGTTTACAAGCAACTCTAACATATTCAATCAAGCGGAATATGAAGAATTAAAAGAAATGAATCCAAGGGATAAGGAAGCGGAAAAGAAGTACCAAAAATACATCAAGGGTGAAAAGTATGTTGCGGAAACAATAGCTCTATTAAAAGCTAATGCTACAGAAGATGTATTTAAGGATTACGCTAAATTTGAAAAGAAGGTTAAATCACTCTTAAATGACATTAATGGACAATCACCAAGCAGAATCAGTAATATTTGCTTTGAATTATCGGAGATTGATAAAACTGCTGTTATCCAAAAAGACAGCCATGGTAATAGAAAAATTGATACTACCACGAAAGATTCTGAAATTGTAAAACTATCACAAGATGTGGACGAGTATTTTGAGAAAGAGGTACTTCCTCATGTGCCGGATGCAATCTACTATTACGATTTCGATGAAAATAAAAAGGTGTCAAACACAAATAAGGAAAAATTAGGGGCTGAAATACCGTTTACAAGATATTTTTATCAGTATCAAGCACCGGAAAGTTCTGAAAAATTGCTTAAAGAATTTATGAAACTTGAAGAAGAATTAGCAAATGACATTGCTAATCTGATGAAGAGCGAGGTGCAGTAA
- a CDS encoding restriction endonuclease subunit S: MQGYKDSGIEWIGSIPEEWNIGRMKYITDIIMGQSPESFQIRDDEGRYLFMQGNSEFGDKYPKAYKYCDNPKKISRANDILMSVRAPVGALNISDVAYGIGRGLCSISAINIDKNYFWFFLNKSKDDFQFFSNGSTFEAITIESLANFPILIPGREQQQIADFLDEECGKIDRITKKIERQIEILKEYKKSLIAETVTKGLNKNVKMKDSGVEWIGKIPIDWEIKKIKHLATEPNTLFIDGDWIESKDISESGIRYLTSGNVGEGEFKRQGEGYISEETFEKLKCLSVYPGDLMISRLNLPIGRTCIVPEDNAIYVVAVDNVILRPNKNCNKKYLMYVMNTNGYSNEAEIISRGTTMKRISRTLLGEMKVCTPSLEEQQLIADYLNQKCSEIDLILSKKANQLDIIKEHKKSLIYEYVTGKKRVGGIENGD, translated from the coding sequence ATGCAAGGATATAAAGACAGTGGAATTGAATGGATTGGGAGTATTCCAGAGGAATGGAATATAGGTAGGATGAAGTATATTACGGATATTATTATGGGACAATCCCCAGAATCATTTCAAATAAGAGATGATGAAGGTAGATACCTTTTTATGCAAGGAAATTCTGAGTTTGGAGACAAATATCCTAAAGCTTATAAATACTGTGATAATCCGAAAAAGATTAGCAGGGCAAATGATATTCTGATGTCTGTGAGAGCTCCAGTTGGTGCATTAAATATATCAGATGTAGCTTATGGAATAGGAAGAGGGTTGTGTTCGATATCAGCGATTAATATTGATAAAAATTACTTCTGGTTTTTTTTGAATAAATCAAAAGATGATTTTCAGTTTTTTTCGAATGGATCAACTTTTGAAGCAATAACAATTGAAAGTTTAGCAAACTTTCCGATATTGATTCCTGGACGAGAACAGCAACAGATTGCTGATTTTTTAGATGAAGAGTGTGGGAAAATAGATAGAATCACGAAAAAAATAGAAAGGCAGATAGAAATCTTAAAAGAGTACAAGAAATCTCTTATTGCAGAAACAGTAACTAAGGGTTTGAATAAGAATGTTAAGATGAAAGATAGTGGTGTTGAGTGGATAGGTAAGATACCTATAGATTGGGAAATAAAGAAAATTAAGCATTTAGCAACGGAACCAAACACCTTGTTTATAGATGGAGATTGGATTGAGAGTAAAGATATATCCGAAAGCGGAATTAGGTATTTAACATCCGGAAATGTGGGCGAAGGAGAATTCAAACGACAAGGAGAAGGATATATTTCAGAAGAAACCTTTGAAAAGTTAAAGTGTTTATCGGTTTATCCTGGAGATTTAATGATTTCTAGATTGAATTTACCGATTGGTAGAACATGCATCGTTCCGGAGGATAATGCTATATATGTTGTTGCGGTTGATAATGTAATTCTGAGACCAAATAAGAACTGTAATAAGAAATATTTAATGTATGTTATGAACACAAACGGATATTCTAATGAAGCGGAAATTATTTCCAGAGGGACTACTATGAAGAGGATTAGTCGCACCTTGTTAGGAGAAATGAAAGTATGTACTCCCTCACTTGAGGAACAACAGCTAATCGCAGATTATCTGAACCAGAAATGTTCTGAAATAGATTTGATTTTATCGAAAAAGGCAAATCAGTTAGATATCATTAAAGAGCATAAAAAGAGCCTGATATATGAATATGTTACCGGTAAAAAGCGTGTTGGAGGTATAGAAAATGGCGATTAA
- a CDS encoding type I restriction endonuclease subunit R: MAIKTGELREKEDFQKLILEYLKENNGYVVRDAKFFDAGLAMDKEILFSFLESTQEKELNELRKLYKERTEETIINYLNNEINKDYRSLVDVLKYGIEFDTGIRLNLMYRKPATSFNKEALGNYQKNVFTVMEEVYHKKDERIDLVIFLNGLAIATFELKCNTSGQNYEDAIRQYKFERDFKTRLFKFKSGAIVNFAMDLFEVYMTTKLNGSSTFFLPFNKGSGYGIESGKGNSHNSNGLDVSYMWEDILTKDTLLYLIDKIIYLKKEKKKDEKTGKNKKTETLIFPRYHQFNAVRKLVEDIKVNETSRNYLIEHSAGSGKTNTIAWLSHRLSSLHNDKNEPIFNTICVITDRIVVDRQLQDAVMSLEHKEGLIKVMDDKCTSQDLAIALNGNTKIIVTTIHKFMYIKNAVDNLKDKNFAIIIDEAHSSTSGSAMESVSYSLSSAEMIGIAAEEIVPYMADSEEVTLQDKIEQEISRSGKPSNVSMIAFTATPKFTTLQLFGTMNHEGKKVAFDLYSMKQAIEEGFILDVLKNYVTYKTYFKVNKAVESDPELDTTVAKRKIVKYIELHDTNISQKVEIIIEHFKHNVMDELGGKAKAMVVTSSRQAAVKYKNAFVEYINKHNYTGIQALVAFSGKVTLDGKEYSEPVMNNMPENKLVDAFDTDLYQVLLVANKYQTGFDQPKLCAMYVDKKLRGVNAVQTLSRLNRIYPGYDKKTFIIDFKNEYEDIQKSFEPYYTETILGETITPSAIREVEKQLSQYHFLDYDDMEEFNRYLYQEKRNSKDKAKMWSLLGKSLDIINRNDDLTKLEIRSTIKRFLRFYGFLIQATRYENVDLHKKYNFLSYLIKEIEIGKMGNDFDIADKISVSNFKQKKTGTHGTEIESKPEIKAPKPVEVSFDEQIKEKLSKIIDEINVIYNKEFDFDVATKSALQVRDLLLKDTRLKDSANNNNIKDFRFAYFDAVQDALMEGYEQNMDLFSVLLKDDRMNKALMGVFLEDVYNNLKYIKHSL, translated from the coding sequence ATGGCGATTAAGACAGGGGAGCTTCGTGAAAAGGAAGATTTTCAAAAGCTGATTCTTGAGTACCTGAAAGAAAACAATGGATATGTTGTAAGAGATGCTAAGTTCTTTGATGCCGGACTGGCAATGGATAAGGAGATTTTATTTTCTTTTTTAGAATCTACTCAAGAGAAGGAGCTTAATGAGCTCAGAAAGTTATATAAAGAAAGAACAGAAGAAACCATTATCAATTACCTAAATAATGAAATCAATAAAGATTATAGGAGTCTTGTTGATGTGCTCAAATATGGAATTGAATTTGATACCGGGATTCGATTAAATCTTATGTATCGCAAGCCTGCAACTTCTTTTAATAAAGAAGCTCTGGGAAATTATCAGAAGAATGTCTTCACTGTTATGGAGGAAGTTTATCATAAAAAGGATGAACGAATCGATTTGGTGATATTCTTAAATGGGTTGGCAATTGCTACATTTGAACTGAAGTGTAATACGAGTGGTCAGAATTACGAAGATGCAATTCGCCAATATAAATTTGAACGGGATTTTAAGACCAGACTGTTCAAGTTTAAATCCGGAGCTATTGTAAATTTCGCTATGGATTTGTTCGAAGTATATATGACTACAAAATTAAATGGTAGTTCGACTTTTTTCCTTCCGTTCAATAAAGGTTCGGGATATGGGATAGAATCTGGTAAGGGGAATTCTCATAATTCAAATGGATTAGATGTATCGTATATGTGGGAAGATATTTTGACCAAAGATACACTACTATATTTGATCGATAAGATTATCTATCTGAAAAAGGAAAAGAAAAAGGATGAGAAGACTGGGAAGAATAAAAAAACAGAGACTTTGATATTTCCAAGGTATCATCAATTTAATGCTGTTCGAAAATTGGTTGAAGATATAAAGGTTAATGAAACCTCAAGAAATTACTTGATTGAGCATTCTGCGGGAAGTGGGAAAACAAATACAATTGCTTGGCTTTCGCATAGGCTGTCTTCTTTGCATAATGATAAGAATGAGCCTATCTTCAATACGATTTGTGTTATTACAGATAGAATTGTTGTAGATAGACAACTTCAAGATGCAGTTATGAGTTTGGAACACAAAGAAGGGCTTATTAAAGTGATGGATGACAAATGTACCTCACAGGATTTAGCTATCGCACTTAACGGCAATACGAAGATTATTGTAACCACAATTCATAAATTTATGTATATCAAGAATGCTGTAGACAACCTTAAGGATAAAAACTTCGCTATTATTATCGATGAGGCACATTCTTCAACATCCGGAAGTGCAATGGAATCTGTATCTTATTCTTTGTCTTCTGCAGAAATGATTGGAATTGCAGCGGAAGAAATCGTTCCATATATGGCCGATTCGGAAGAAGTAACACTTCAAGATAAGATTGAACAAGAGATAAGTAGGAGCGGAAAGCCGAGTAATGTCTCTATGATAGCATTTACCGCAACGCCTAAATTTACAACACTTCAGCTATTTGGCACTATGAATCACGAGGGAAAAAAGGTGGCTTTTGATTTATACTCTATGAAGCAAGCAATAGAAGAAGGGTTTATTTTGGATGTCCTTAAAAATTATGTTACTTACAAGACTTACTTCAAGGTAAACAAGGCGGTGGAAAGCGATCCTGAGCTTGATACTACAGTTGCAAAAAGAAAAATTGTAAAATATATTGAACTTCATGATACGAATATTTCTCAAAAAGTTGAGATTATCATTGAGCATTTTAAGCATAATGTTATGGATGAGCTTGGGGGAAAAGCAAAGGCTATGGTGGTTACATCTTCCAGACAGGCTGCCGTAAAATATAAAAATGCGTTTGTAGAATATATTAATAAACATAATTACACAGGAATACAAGCTTTGGTTGCTTTCTCTGGTAAAGTCACTCTTGATGGAAAAGAGTATTCGGAACCTGTCATGAATAACATGCCTGAAAATAAACTGGTGGATGCTTTTGATACCGATCTTTATCAGGTTTTGCTTGTGGCGAATAAATATCAAACGGGATTTGATCAACCAAAATTGTGTGCAATGTATGTGGATAAGAAATTAAGAGGTGTCAATGCGGTACAGACATTATCAAGGCTGAATCGAATTTACCCTGGGTATGATAAGAAGACTTTTATCATCGATTTCAAAAATGAATATGAGGATATACAGAAATCTTTTGAGCCGTACTACACAGAAACTATCCTTGGAGAAACCATAACCCCTTCTGCTATTCGAGAGGTCGAGAAACAGTTATCTCAGTATCATTTTCTTGATTATGATGACATGGAAGAATTTAATCGATATCTGTATCAAGAGAAACGAAATTCTAAAGATAAAGCAAAAATGTGGTCACTCCTTGGGAAAAGTTTAGATATCATAAATAGGAATGATGATCTCACAAAACTTGAAATACGAAGTACCATAAAAAGATTTTTAAGGTTTTATGGGTTTTTGATTCAGGCAACAAGGTATGAAAATGTAGATCTGCATAAAAAATACAATTTTCTATCTTACCTTATCAAGGAAATAGAAATAGGAAAGATGGGGAATGATTTTGATATTGCTGATAAAATCTCAGTTTCGAATTTCAAACAAAAGAAGACAGGAACTCATGGCACTGAGATTGAATCTAAACCCGAAATAAAAGCTCCTAAACCGGTAGAAGTTAGTTTTGATGAGCAAATCAAAGAGAAGTTATCCAAAATTATTGATGAGATCAATGTGATATACAATAAAGAGTTTGATTTTGATGTCGCTACGAAGTCGGCACTTCAAGTCAGAGATCTTTTGTTAAAAGATACAAGACTGAAAGACAGCGCTAATAACAATAATATCAAGGACTTTAGATTTGCTTATTTTGACGCAGTACAAGATGCGTTGATGGAAGGATATGAGCAGAATATGGACTTATTCTCCGTGCTATTAAAAGATGATAGAATGAACAAAGCACTTATGGGTGTTTTTTTGGAAGATGTATATAATAATTTAAAATATATTAAACACTCATTATGA
- a CDS encoding helix-turn-helix domain-containing protein, with translation MASNIKNLKIQLGDLIKEIRKNKNMSQRELARKINLSNSNLKYIEDGVNAPTPEVYRRLVEIISPSDEELKLLDKLYSDVRGAPPLEVCNFLIKNSDLYSVIRNNNFKLSKDQIAKISSIISKEDKIKEL, from the coding sequence TTGGCTAGTAATATAAAAAATTTAAAGATTCAACTAGGAGATCTTATAAAAGAAATTCGCAAAAATAAAAATATGAGTCAAAGAGAACTTGCGAGAAAAATCAATTTGTCAAATTCCAATCTAAAATATATAGAAGATGGAGTCAATGCTCCTACTCCGGAAGTGTATAGAAGATTAGTCGAGATTATTTCGCCTTCTGACGAAGAACTGAAATTATTAGACAAGCTCTATTCAGATGTTAGGGGGGCTCCACCGTTGGAAGTATGTAATTTTTTGATAAAGAATTCCGATTTATATAGTGTAATTAGAAACAACAATTTCAAATTGAGTAAAGATCAGATTGCCAAAATATCATCGATTATTTCAAAAGAAGATAAGATAAAGGAGTTATAG
- a CDS encoding DUF2779 domain-containing protein — protein MLSKSQYTRGLQCPKSLWLYKFRRDLENKYIENTKFEIGNEVGKLAQDYFKGGTLIEFNPSNFEGMAERTRELIANGVKIIYEATFISNGVFAMADILVKNGNEYEIYEVKSSTSVKDYHIDDISVQWYCISSVLPLKKAYVMHIDNSYERVGKINLNELFHIEDITDIVIAKQDEVRDNLTNLNNMLSLDEPDIKIGTQCYNPFECSFSQHCFKDVPEISILNLYRINQSKAYDMYHNGIVSYEDILKSDISLTETQRLQVSTNDNSPYIDKSIIDEFISNVKYPINFLDFETFQDAIPRFDHQRPYAQVTFQYSLHILHEDGRLEHFEFLGDGINDPRQSLAKDMLKKITKQGSIMAYNMSFEKSRIKELAELLPELKDELLALNERFIDLLIPFRSLGYYDKNFHGSFSIKSVLPALFPNNKELSYKELDIQNGGDASSEYANLIYQTDIKEIERVRQNLLKYCHLDTLAMVEIFKRLRYIIN, from the coding sequence ATGCTATCTAAATCACAATACACAAGAGGGTTGCAGTGTCCAAAGTCTTTATGGCTTTATAAATTTAGACGTGACCTTGAAAATAAATATATCGAAAATACAAAATTTGAGATAGGCAATGAAGTAGGAAAGCTTGCACAAGATTATTTTAAAGGTGGAACTCTAATAGAGTTTAATCCGAGTAACTTTGAAGGTATGGCAGAAAGGACAAGAGAGCTTATAGCTAATGGAGTAAAAATCATTTATGAGGCTACATTTATATCAAATGGTGTATTTGCTATGGCTGACATCTTGGTAAAAAACGGCAATGAGTATGAAATTTACGAAGTTAAATCAAGCACTAGTGTAAAAGATTATCATATAGATGATATTAGCGTGCAGTGGTATTGCATAAGCTCTGTTTTACCACTTAAGAAAGCCTATGTCATGCATATAGATAACTCTTATGAAAGAGTTGGAAAGATAAATTTAAATGAGCTATTTCATATAGAAGATATAACAGATATAGTTATCGCCAAACAAGATGAAGTTAGAGATAACCTAACAAATTTAAACAATATGCTAAGCCTAGATGAGCCTGATATAAAGATAGGAACACAATGCTATAATCCATTTGAGTGTAGTTTCTCACAGCACTGCTTTAAAGATGTACCTGAAATTTCTATATTAAATCTATACCGCATCAATCAATCTAAAGCATATGATATGTATCATAACGGCATTGTAAGCTATGAAGATATTTTAAAAAGTGATATAAGCTTAACAGAAACTCAAAGACTTCAGGTAAGCACAAATGATAATAGTCCATATATAGATAAAAGCATAATAGATGAGTTTATCTCTAATGTAAAATATCCTATAAACTTCTTAGACTTCGAGACATTTCAAGATGCTATTCCAAGATTTGACCACCAAAGACCATACGCTCAGGTAACCTTTCAATACTCGCTTCATATCCTTCATGAAGACGGCAGATTAGAGCACTTTGAATTTTTAGGTGATGGGATAAATGATCCAAGGCAAAGTCTAGCCAAAGACATGCTTAAAAAAATAACCAAGCAAGGATCGATAATGGCTTATAATATGAGCTTTGAGAAAAGTAGAATAAAAGAGCTTGCAGAGCTTTTGCCTGAACTCAAAGATGAATTATTAGCCCTTAATGAAAGATTTATAGATCTACTGATCCCGTTTCGTTCTCTTGGATACTATGATAAAAACTTCCATGGTAGCTTTTCTATAAAGTCTGTACTGCCTGCTTTATTTCCAAATAATAAAGAGCTTAGTTATAAAGAGCTTGATATACAAAACGGAGGAGATGCAAGTAGCGAGTATGCAAATCTAATCTATCAAACAGATATAAAAGAGATAGAGAGAGTAAGGCAAAATCTGCTTAAATACTGTCATCTTGATACGCTTGCTATGGTTGAGATATTTAAGAGGTTAAGGTATATAATTAACTAA
- a CDS encoding relaxase/mobilization nuclease domain-containing protein translates to MLVKFFANKQGGSISGINYLLNYRVKDKTAYVIKGDETITRQIVKSITKKQKLCMGCLSFEEKDIDLKTKQRVIDEFETLLFGDYKHRYNILWVEHTDKQRLELNFAIPKIDLITGLAFNPYYDRVDRYLVDSWQNYTNLRFNLSDPKDPAKAHVLQGSRKELNTVKDYKELEKILVDKLVNNEFICRDDILRALKDSNIEATRVGKEYISIKLPNSKKAKRFKGDMFHENFTDTTSLEQLREKTQRRAKEFKDRTDESDIKHQRESNQGTTRRSYLFTDEFGSNSQRELRI, encoded by the coding sequence ATGCTAGTTAAATTCTTTGCTAATAAACAAGGCGGAAGTATATCCGGAATCAACTATCTTTTAAACTATAGAGTAAAAGATAAAACAGCTTATGTTATAAAAGGAGATGAGACAATAACAAGACAGATAGTTAAAAGCATAACTAAAAAGCAAAAGCTTTGTATGGGCTGTCTATCATTTGAAGAAAAAGATATTGACTTAAAGACTAAACAAAGAGTAATAGATGAATTTGAAACTCTTCTATTTGGAGATTATAAGCATAGATACAATATATTATGGGTAGAACATACCGATAAACAAAGGCTTGAACTAAATTTCGCTATTCCAAAGATAGACTTAATAACAGGACTAGCTTTTAATCCCTATTATGACAGAGTAGACAGATATCTCGTAGACTCTTGGCAAAACTACACCAATCTAAGATTTAACCTTTCCGATCCAAAGGATCCTGCTAAAGCTCATGTGCTTCAAGGCTCAAGAAAAGAACTTAATACAGTTAAAGACTATAAAGAGCTTGAGAAGATACTAGTAGATAAATTAGTCAATAATGAATTTATTTGTAGAGATGACATACTAAGAGCTCTTAAAGATAGCAATATAGAAGCAACAAGAGTAGGAAAAGAGTATATAAGCATAAAACTACCAAACAGTAAAAAAGCTAAAAGATTTAAAGGAGATATGTTTCATGAAAACTTTACAGACACTACAAGCTTGGAGCAACTCAGAGAAAAGACACAAAGAAGAGCAAAAGAGTTTAAAGATAGAACAGATGAATCAGATATTAAACACCAAAGAGAATCAAATCAAGGCACTACAAGAAGATCTTATCTCTTTACAGATGAATTTGGATCAAATAGCCAAAGAGAACTTAGAATTTAA
- a CDS encoding MobC family plasmid mobilization relaxosome protein: MKVKNNRTNRITIRLNDSEINDLELKAGLSGIGISAYIRHIILHSKPPIHKFDRTMINQLSRLGNNLNQIAKHVNISKTIDRMVLKQMLDVKKKLDNLIDKK; this comes from the coding sequence ATGAAAGTTAAAAACAACCGCACCAACAGAATAACTATTCGCCTTAATGATTCTGAGATCAACGACCTAGAGCTAAAGGCAGGTCTTTCAGGTATTGGTATATCCGCCTACATTAGACATATTATCCTTCACTCCAAGCCCCCTATTCATAAATTTGATAGAACTATGATTAACCAACTTTCGAGATTAGGGAACAATTTAAATCAAATCGCAAAGCATGTAAATATAAGTAAAACTATAGATAGAATGGTTTTAAAGCAGATGCTTGATGTTAAAAAAAAATTAGACAACTTAATCGATAAAAAATAG